A stretch of DNA from Gymnodinialimonas sp. 57CJ19:
ACGAGGGCGGCATATCGCGCACCCGGCCTTACCGGGCGCCGCATCACACGGCCTCCATGCCCGCAATCGTGGGCGGCGGGCGCGGCGCGAAACCGGGGGAAATCAGCCTTGCCCACAACGGCGTGCTGTTCCTTGATGAGTTCCCCGAATACCCCCGCGCGGTTCTGGAAACCCTGCGCCAACCGATTGAAACCGGTGATGTCATGGTGGCGCGGGCCAATGCCCATGTGACCTACCCCTGCCGTTTCCTGCTGATCGCGGCGGCAAACCCTTGCCGCTGCGGGAACCTCTATGATGCTGATGCCGCGTGTAGCCGTGCGCCGATCTGCGGGCAGGACTATATGGGAAAGATCTCGGGTCCTCTCATGGACCGGTTTGATTTGCGACTGGAGGTGCCCCCGGTTGCTTTCTCGGACCTCGATCTTCCCGCCTCCGGCGACACCAGCGCCACCATCGCCGCGCGTGTCGCGCTGGCGCGCGACGTGCAGGCGGCTCGCTTTTCCGCCCTGGGGGCGTCAGCGCGGGTGAACGCCGATGCCGAGGGGGCATTGCTGGACGAAATCGCCACGCCCGATGCGGAGGGCAAGGCGATGCTGTTGCAAGCGGCTGAGAAGTTCAAACTCACCGCGCGCGGTTACCATCGCGTTTTACGCTTGGCGCGGACCATCGCCGATCTTGACGGGGCTACGACGGTTGGCCTTCCCCATATCGCCGAAGCCATCGGCTATCGGCTTGTCGCGGTGCGCGAAGTTTAGGAAGAAAGCACCGGAGGTGCATCGCCTGGAAACGCACCGGAGGTGCGATGACTAGGGCGCCGAAGGCGCGGCGGAGCCCCTCACGCCGAAGGCGCCATGCAAAACCCCGTGCCGAAGGCGCGTCTCACGCCATCGCGGCAACACGCCCCTCGATCGCTTCCCAGATCTTCGCGGCAATGTTCACACCGTCGAACCGCTCCAACTCCTGAATACCCGTCGGCGAGGTCACGTTGATTTCGGTCAACCAACCGCCAATCACGTCGATACCGACAAACACCTGCCCCATCTCTTTCAGGCGGGGACCGATGATGGCGCAAATCTCTTTCTCTCGCTCTGTCAGGGCCGTGGCCTCCGGCTTGCCGCCCACATGCATGTTAGAGCGCACCTCCCCCTTGGCGGGCACGCGGTTGATGCCACCGACCGGCTCCCCGTCCACCAAGATCACCCGCTTATCGCCTGCCGACACGTCGGGCAGGAACTTTTGCATGATCAACGGCTCTCGATTGATGCCGGTAAACAGCTCATGCAGAGAATTCAGGTTACGGTCCTCAGGCGTCAGGCGGAACACACCCGCGCCGCCGTTGCCATAAAGCGGCTTCAGGATCACGTCGCCGTGGTCTTCCTTGAACGCCTTCAACATGTCGATGTTGCGGGCGATCATCGTGGGCGGGGTCAGATCGGGATAGTCGAGCACCAACAGTTTCTCTGGTGAATTACGCACCCAGAATGGATCATTCACCACCAATGTCTTACCGCGCAGGCGATCCAGCAAATGCGTCGTGGTAATGTACCCCATGTCGAACGGCGGGTCCTGGCGCAGCCAGATCACATCTACCTCTGCCAAATCCACAATCTCGGCGGTTTGGGCCGTGACATGGGCGTCCTTCTCGCGCTGAACAGTGATGCGGCGGACGCGGGCGCAGACCTTGTCTTCGCGGTAGAAGAGATCGTCAGGGGTGTAGACCATCAGCTCGTGGCCACGGGCCTGTGCCTCTTCCGCCAATCGGAACGTCGAATCCGCGTCAATATCAACGTCTTCAATCGGATCCATCTGAAACGCGATCAACATATCTGCCCCTCCGGTATTGGCTCTGGCCCTTTATGTGACGCGCCAAGGGCGCAGGTGCAATGGGGGATCAAGCAGAGAGCGCGTTCACGATCACGTCGAAACGGCCCTGCCCATCAATCAGGGCCACGTCAAACCGCATCGGTGTTGCCAGTCCCTTGGGGAAGGTACCAAGGCAGTGTTCCGCGCTACGCAGGAGGCGCCCGATCTGGCGTCTTGTCAGGGATTCAGCCGCGCGGGCATGGGTGCTGGAGCATTTCACCTCGACGAAAACAACTTCTCCGTCTTTTTCAAGGATCAGGTCAATTTCACCGGCGGGGCCGCGCCAGCGGCGGGCGACAAGCCGGTGGCCATGATCAAGGTAGACACGCAACGCACTGTCTTCTGCGGCTTTGCCCTTGAGATAGGACGCCTGCCCCCTTAGCCGCCGTTTTTCAGCCGCAGCCCCAGTTGATACACGTCCCGTTTGGACATCCCCAACATCTCGGCCACATGGTTTGACGCGGCTTTCAGCGGCATGTCTTCCAACGCTATGGTCAGGGCCGTTTCCACATCCTGTTCCGATGGGGTCTGGGCTGTGGCGCGGCCGATCACCACCACGATTTCGCCCTTCAACGTACGGTCCGCCAGCAACTCTCGGACCTGTCCACAGGTGCCGCGTATCACTTCTTCGAAACGTTTGGTCAGTTCCCGGCAAATCGCCACCTCTCGATCATCGCCCAGAGCCTCGCACAATTCACCTAACATTCGGTGAATGCGTTTGGGGCTTTCATAGACGATCACCGTGGCCCCCGCCGCATCGAGGCCGTTGAGCCACTTCGCCCGAGCGCCCGTCTGGCTCGGCGCAAAGCCCGCGAACAAGAACCGATCCGATGCAAGGCCCGACACCGTCAAGGCAGCCAGTGCGGCCGACGGGCCGGGGGCGGAAAATACCGAATAGCCCGCATCAATCACAGCGCGTCCCAATTGATAGCCGGGATCGGCGACCAAGGGCGTGCCCGCCTCGGAGACATAGGCCACGGACAGACCCTTATCCAACGCGCCCAACACACGGGGCCGCGCCTCTGCGCCATTGTGGTCGTGGTAGGGAATCATCGGGCGGCCGTTGACCGGCACGCCGTGAATTTCCATCAGCTTGCGGGCCGTTCGCGTGTCTTCGGCGGCAATGACATCCGCCCCGCGCAACACATCCAGGGCACGAAGGGTGATATCACGGGCCGAGCCAATGGGCGTGGCCACAAAATGCAGGCCGGGGGCGATGGAAATGGCCACGCTCATGGGCGTGCCTCCGCCTGCGGTGAAACAATGCGGTCCTCTCCCATTGAAATGGCCCGGCATTCCGGTCCATTAGCCAAGCCGAGGGGCATGCGGCATCGGGTGTTGCGTTTACTTGAACGGATTATCGCCGTAGCGTGCATCTGCGGGCCTCTCGCCACGTCTATTTCTGTTATGCCTCTTGGGGAGGGCCTTCATCCTATGGTTTCCGGTTTCAGCACACTTCGCAACCCGCTGCGCGCGTTGGTCGCCCTTCTTTTGTCTTTTGTCCTCACGGCCTGTCAGATCGGCGGCGGCCCTATTGGGCTCGGAACGGGGCCGCGTGTCGGCCAAACCGTTGAGGTCGCAATGCTTTTGCCCGTCAGCGGCTCGGGCGGGGACGCCCTGTTGGCGCGCAGTCTGGAAAACGCCGCACGTCTGGCCGCGGCCGATGTTGCCGGGTCCGCGACGATTGAGATCACCGTTTACGACACCGCAGGTAACGCGGCGACCGCGGCCACCCGCGCCCAAGAGGCCGTGTCGGCGGGCGCCGACGTCATCGTGGGCCCGCTTCGGTCCGATGCGGCCGCGGCTGTGGGTGTGGCTGTCGCGAACTCCAACATCGCGGTTCTAAGCTTCTCCAACAACACCGAGATCGCGGGCGGCAACGTCCTCGTGCTCGGCCACACGTTTGCCAACACCGCTTCGCGAATCGTGACCTATTCGGCCCGCCAAGGCCGCGGCAATATCGTGCTGGTTCACGCCAACAACCTGGCCGGTGAGGTTGCCCGCGACGCCGTGCGCAGTGCAGCTTCCCGGTCCGGCGCGACGATCACAGCAACCGTTCCTTACGAGTTCAGCCAGAATGGCGTGGTGAACGCCGTGCCACAGGTCGTGTCTGCGGTGCGCTCTGGTGGTAACGCCATTCTCCTGTCGTCCAACAGCGCCGGTGCCTTGCCGTTGTTCGCACAGCTTCTGCCCGAGAATGGGTTGGATACCTCCAGCATTCAAATGATGGGCCTGACCCGTTGGGATATCCCACCCGCAACGCTTCAATTCACCGGCTTGCAAGGTGGTTGGTTTGCGCTGCCAGACCCCAACGCCACGGCCAGCTTCAATGCTCGCTACGCCGCTGTAAACGGGGGCGCGCCCCATACCCTTGGCGGGCTTGGCTATGACGCCATCCGCGCCATTGCAGCAACAGCAGCTTCGGGCCGTATGGGGTCTGCGGATCTGATTGCGGCAGGCCAGATTGACGGTTCCGGCGGCGCGTTCCGCTTCCTTAACAACGGCACAATCGAACGGGCATTGGCCGTGGCCGAGATTGCAAACCAACAGGTAAATGTCATTGACCCTGCCCCAAGCAGACTTGGCGGTGCCGGCTTCTGACCGGCCGCTAAATCCAAGCCTTTCCGCTGCTTCCTCTCCGGGTACGCTTCTGCTGCCCGGAGACGAGATTATTGACCGATCGGCCGTGGCCGCGCGCATAGATGCCGCTTGCCTTGATGCCAAAGGCGCCAGCGCCGTTCGCGCCGCCACGGTGGCCGCGCTGGCAGACGCCCAGAAATCCGCGCGGGCGGCCTTGGCCGCGGCGATCACCGCACAGCCCCTTGCCGCGCGTCGGGCGACCCGGTCCTACGCCTATCTAACCGACGTGCTGGTGACCGAGGTATTGCGTGTCGCCCAGACCTACCTTCACCCCACCAACATCCAATCGGAGGCCGAACGGATCGCCGTTATGGCCGTGGGCGGCTATGGCCGTGCCGAAATGGCCCCTTTCTCTGATGTGGACCTGCTGTTCCTGACCCCTTGGAAAGTGACGGGAAAGATCGAAAGCATCATCGAAAGCACGCTCTACATGCTTTGGGATTTGCGCCTGAGGGTTGGGCATTCCTCTCGGACCATCAAGGATTGCCTGCGCTTGGGGCGGGAAGACTACACGATCCGCACGACCTTTCTGGAGATGCGCCACCTGAGCGGCGATGAACAGCTGAGCGCTGAACTGCAAACCACCCTGCGTGAGCAATTGTTCGACGGCACCACCGGCGAGTTCATCGAGGCCAAGCTGGAAGAGCGCGCCACCCGTCACAAGAAGCAGGGCGGTCAGCGCTACGTGGTGGAACCGAACGTCAAGGAAGGCAAAGGCGGTCTGCGGGATTTGCAGACACTCTATTGGATCGCGAAGTATGAACACAACGTCGTCAAGGCGGCGGAACTGGTGGAGCTTGATGTTTTCCACCCCGAAGAATTCCAAGCCTTCGACGCCGCCGAGCGGTTCGTTTGGGCCGTGCGCTGCCATCTGCATCTGATTGCGGGTCGGGCCCAGGATGTCCTGAGCTTTGACATGCAAGTCGAAGTGGCTGAACGCCTCGGCTACGAGGACCACTCGGGCCGCCGCGCGGTGGAACATTTCATGCAGGATTACTTCCTTCATGCCACCCAAGTGGGCGAGTTGACGCGCATCTTCCTGACCGAACTGGAAGCCCGCCACGTGAAGCAGGAACCGGCCATTCTTGGGTTTCTGCGCGGCGTGACCCGCCGCAAGCGCCTGAAGCCCGGCTATGCCCTGCGCCAGAACCGCCTTGATATCCAGTCCCCCGAGACGTTCTTTGAAGACCCGCTGAACATCTTGCGGCTGTTTGAAGAAGGCCTGCGCACCGGCTACCTGATCCACCCCAACGCCATGCGCGAAGCGACCGCACGGCTGGATCTGATCGACGACACGATGCGCCGTAACAAGGAAGCCAACCGGATTTTCCTTGACCTGATGTTGAAGCACGGCAACCCGGAACGCGCCCTGCGCCGGATGAACGAGCTTGGCGTTCTGGCCGCCTTCATGCCGGAATTCGCCCATATCGTGGCGATGATGCAGTTCAACATGTACCACAGCTACACCGTGGACGAGCATACGATTCAGGTCGTCTCGACGCTGGCCCAGATCGAACGCGAGGAACTGGTCGAGGAACTGCCCCTGGTCTCGGGCGTGCTCAAGCGCGGTGTCAATCGCAAGGTGCTGTTCGTGGCTTGCCTGCTCCATGATATCGGCAAGGGCCGGAACGAGGATCACTCGATCCTCGGCGCGCGCATGGCGCGTAGCATCGCGCCCCGATTGGGGCTGAAACCAGCGGAATGCGAAACCGTTGAATGGCTGGTCCGCTACCATCTGTTGATGTCCGACATGGCACAGAAACGCGATATCGCGGACCCGCGCACCGTGCGCGACTTTGCCAAGGCGGTAAAAACACGCGAACGGCTGGATCTGCTGACCGTTTTGACCGTGTGCGATATTCGCGGCGTTGGGCCAAACACCTGGAACAACTGGAAAGCGACGCTGATCCGGGCACTGCACAGCTCTACCGCGATGGCTTTGGAAACCGGGCTCGAAGATCTCAACCGGGAACAATTGGAGGGCGAGGCCAAGAAACGCCTGCGCGCCGCCCTGAAGGACTGGAAGAAGGCCGCCATCAAGACCGAAGTGGACCGCCACTATGGCCCCTATTGGCAGGGGCTAGATCTGCAAACGCAGATGACCTTCGCCAAGATGCTCAGCGGCCTGAAAGCAACCGAGATCAAAATCGACACCAAGCAAGACGAAGACCGCGACGCCACGCGGATTTGCTTTGCGCTGGCCGATCACCCCGGCATCTTCTCCCGCCTTGCGGGCGCGATCAGCCTTGTGGGGGCCAATGTGGTGGACGCGCGGACCTATACGTCGAAAGATGGCTACGCCACGGCGGTGTTCTGGGTGCAGGATGGCGATGGCCAC
This window harbors:
- the gshB gene encoding glutathione synthase; protein product: MLIAFQMDPIEDVDIDADSTFRLAEEAQARGHELMVYTPDDLFYREDKVCARVRRITVQREKDAHVTAQTAEIVDLAEVDVIWLRQDPPFDMGYITTTHLLDRLRGKTLVVNDPFWVRNSPEKLLVLDYPDLTPPTMIARNIDMLKAFKEDHGDVILKPLYGNGGAGVFRLTPEDRNLNSLHELFTGINREPLIMQKFLPDVSAGDKRVILVDGEPVGGINRVPAKGEVRSNMHVGGKPEATALTEREKEICAIIGPRLKEMGQVFVGIDVIGGWLTEINVTSPTGIQELERFDGVNIAAKIWEAIEGRVAAMA
- the rsmI gene encoding 16S rRNA (cytidine(1402)-2'-O)-methyltransferase encodes the protein MSVAISIAPGLHFVATPIGSARDITLRALDVLRGADVIAAEDTRTARKLMEIHGVPVNGRPMIPYHDHNGAEARPRVLGALDKGLSVAYVSEAGTPLVADPGYQLGRAVIDAGYSVFSAPGPSAALAALTVSGLASDRFLFAGFAPSQTGARAKWLNGLDAAGATVIVYESPKRIHRMLGELCEALGDDREVAICRELTKRFEEVIRGTCGQVRELLADRTLKGEIVVVIGRATAQTPSEQDVETALTIALEDMPLKAASNHVAEMLGMSKRDVYQLGLRLKNGG
- a CDS encoding ABC transporter substrate-binding protein, which encodes MVSGFSTLRNPLRALVALLLSFVLTACQIGGGPIGLGTGPRVGQTVEVAMLLPVSGSGGDALLARSLENAARLAAADVAGSATIEITVYDTAGNAATAATRAQEAVSAGADVIVGPLRSDAAAAVGVAVANSNIAVLSFSNNTEIAGGNVLVLGHTFANTASRIVTYSARQGRGNIVLVHANNLAGEVARDAVRSAASRSGATITATVPYEFSQNGVVNAVPQVVSAVRSGGNAILLSSNSAGALPLFAQLLPENGLDTSSIQMMGLTRWDIPPATLQFTGLQGGWFALPDPNATASFNARYAAVNGGAPHTLGGLGYDAIRAIAATAASGRMGSADLIAAGQIDGSGGAFRFLNNGTIERALAVAEIANQQVNVIDPAPSRLGGAGF
- a CDS encoding [protein-PII] uridylyltransferase, whose product is MSLTLPQADLAVPASDRPLNPSLSAASSPGTLLLPGDEIIDRSAVAARIDAACLDAKGASAVRAATVAALADAQKSARAALAAAITAQPLAARRATRSYAYLTDVLVTEVLRVAQTYLHPTNIQSEAERIAVMAVGGYGRAEMAPFSDVDLLFLTPWKVTGKIESIIESTLYMLWDLRLRVGHSSRTIKDCLRLGREDYTIRTTFLEMRHLSGDEQLSAELQTTLREQLFDGTTGEFIEAKLEERATRHKKQGGQRYVVEPNVKEGKGGLRDLQTLYWIAKYEHNVVKAAELVELDVFHPEEFQAFDAAERFVWAVRCHLHLIAGRAQDVLSFDMQVEVAERLGYEDHSGRRAVEHFMQDYFLHATQVGELTRIFLTELEARHVKQEPAILGFLRGVTRRKRLKPGYALRQNRLDIQSPETFFEDPLNILRLFEEGLRTGYLIHPNAMREATARLDLIDDTMRRNKEANRIFLDLMLKHGNPERALRRMNELGVLAAFMPEFAHIVAMMQFNMYHSYTVDEHTIQVVSTLAQIEREELVEELPLVSGVLKRGVNRKVLFVACLLHDIGKGRNEDHSILGARMARSIAPRLGLKPAECETVEWLVRYHLLMSDMAQKRDIADPRTVRDFAKAVKTRERLDLLTVLTVCDIRGVGPNTWNNWKATLIRALHSSTAMALETGLEDLNREQLEGEAKKRLRAALKDWKKAAIKTEVDRHYGPYWQGLDLQTQMTFAKMLSGLKATEIKIDTKQDEDRDATRICFALADHPGIFSRLAGAISLVGANVVDARTYTSKDGYATAVFWVQDGDGHPYEKARLPRLTSMIRKTLRGEVVASEAMEKRDKIKKRERPFDVPTTITFDNEGSEIYTIIEVDTRDRPGLLYDLTKTLAAANIYISSATIATYGVQVVDTFYVKDMFGLKLHSVPRRAALEKKLRDAIARVAERAGA